A region of the Oncorhynchus gorbuscha isolate QuinsamMale2020 ecotype Even-year unplaced genomic scaffold, OgorEven_v1.0 Un_scaffold_18698, whole genome shotgun sequence genome:
CAGGAAGACATTCTCAGGTAGGAAGGTCACTACAACGAGAGGGTTGGAAATACAAGTTTAACAATATAGTATTATGAACTTGGTTCTCACATCCCAACCTTGCTAGTGTTGTGTGTATGAGTGTTTAAGGTCAGTCAGGTTAGAATAATGGCTGTAGTGTAGTTACCCTGACTATGAGGGTCAAACGACTCCCAGGCGTATCTCTCCAGGGTCTGGGCATGCTCTGGCAACAACTTCTGGGGAGGAGGCTGCAAAAGGCATTGACATTCGTTCTCAGCTTTCAAAGAGAATTTACGCAATTTAGCAGTGATAAATCATCTGTAAGTATTTGTAGGAAGGAACTGAATACAGGTGAAGTGAAATGTAATGGTATAAGAAGGCACAACGATCGTCGCGATGCTGTGCTTACCTCAAGCAGCATCAGCAAAAGTACTCTAGAAATCTCACACTTGGCCACAATGTCCAGAAATGCACCTAACAAGACAATGAGCAGACGAAAAGCATACTGTTATCAGTTTCAGAATAGTTCATGAACTTCCTGCTTTAACACAGGAAGTGATGAGTTAGCCACAAGTGTTGGGCCAGTCCATTATGTCTTCACCAACGGGGGTGCTGGTGCCGGGCAGTTGCAGTCCCCTCTCCTGACACATCAGCTGCATCTCTGTCAGCACGGACAGCGCGCCGTCATAGTCACCTGACACACAGAGAACAGACAATGTCTATTACAGGatcatgatgttgttgttgttaggatTAGAAACACACAAAAGCACACACCAGAGTTGGGGTCAGGTCAATATCAATTCAGAAATTGAATTGCACTCCACTGGAGAAAATCCATGTCCAAAGCAATTTATTGAAATTGACATGGTCTTGAACCCAACTCTGGTATACTCTAGTCCCCAACACATGTATACGCTTCAACTGACATCTGGACCACATGCAGGTAatccccataccataacccagTTTCCTGGCTCGGAGATCAATACGGAGTTGAAATAACGCAAATCTTCACCTATGGTCCAGACCCATCAACCCCCACCGATCCCGCCACTGTACTCACGGGTGAGTATTTTGCAGGTGGCCATCTCTCCCATAGACAGCAGAGACTCAATGGGCTGCTGTGTCTGGAGTTCTGCTGCTCTCTGGTAGTGAACTATGGCCTCACCTGGTTTGTTCATCTCCTATAGAtgaagatgagaagagagaggaggagggagagaaagggagagagggagggggagagaacagcagacagagaaaaaaagagagagacaaagagagagagagagagagagagagagagagagagaggagagaggatgatcaTAAGATCTTAATTCACTACACAGACTGACATAGAAGAGGAATGGTTGCCAATCTATCTTTTGTGATCAGTTTGGTCCATTACCTTGAGGGCATTGCCAAGTTCCAGGGATAGACTGGCAGCCATGACAGGCTGGTTCATCTCAATGTACACCTGAAACACATTTGTAAAACAcagcattatactacagtctCCAGAGGAATCTAGGGGAAAGGCCAGGGAAAATGGGTTGTTAGTATGTATGGGAAATTCTCCAGATGCTTGGTCTCTTGATCTCTTTGTAGCTGTTACTTCAGATGGATTCAACAATAAACTAAAGAGGATTAGATTATCATTTAAATGCCAATAAAGATACTCTGATGGATCATTCTCCCTTTCACAGCTGTTGTTCACCAAGCCTGGTTAAACTAGACTGAATGCTGCGCTCACTTTTGTCTCACTTCATATCCGTCAGTTCCATTTGGTTTAATAAGGAAGCTTATAGTCATGAGCTCGCCTTGACTGGCAGCTCTTTGAAACCCCTCGACTGGCAGCTCTTTGAAACGCCTCCGTCAAGAAACGAGGATGCAGTGAGCAGTGTTGCAGTCAAATCATCTCAAGCAAATTTGGTGAAACGTAAAGCAACTCAATACAACGTTGAAATGACATCAATGATGTGTTTTATTTTATCTTATACATCTATGTCTCCTGTGATGCAGTTCACAGCAGCACTGACGGATGTGTTGACATGACAGAGTTTTGAATGACCCCTTTAGTTCCATGCTGGGTGAAGACCAAGCTAGACAGTAACTTGCTAACACCAGGCACAGATGGAAGTATCTTTGCCATAGATGAAGAGTAAACTTTTAATTATATTTGCTGACACCCTACAGTCAAATTTTGCACCAGTAAAATAGCTATctagctactgtatataaaccatGCCCCTCTGCAACCATGTGACGTCACACACGTGCTGTCCCCCTATCCCGTTAATAATCCCGCCTCCTGAAATAAAAGTGTTTGACATGGGGGAGGAgaccagtaactttatgatcaaactTTACCAATGTAGAAGCAACAGTCATGTGTCATACTTTGATCTGGTTCCTATCATCAAATTTaatgaaaaacatgattttgactgttCGTGACCTTTAACTCATGACCTGTTTGTGTATCTCTATTCTATTATGTCAAACATTTGTAGTCTTTTTTACCTTGATGGCGAAGCTGTAGCAGTTGAGTGCGGCCTGTAGGTGCTCGTCGAAGCCTGGGGCTTgtagtgctctgctctgcttcTCAGAGAGCAGGAAGAGCCGGGCAGCATCGGTCAGGGCCAGGGCCTCCCCAGGAGCATTGAAAAGAGTCTGCTCACACCTGTGGGTTCAGGTAGGATATAACAGGTATAGATTATATATTGTAATGTGAgatacccggtcgcattcacaggtggcgaatcgcatctctgcatgtctggcagacatatcagtgtggatgacggatcaccacctcaagctgaacctcggcaagacggagctgctcttcctcccggggaaggactgcccgttccatgatctcgccatcacggttgacaactccattgtgtcctcctcccagagcgccaagaaccttggcgtgatcctggacaacaccctgtcgttctcaaccaacatcaaggcggtggcccgttcctgtaggttcatgctctacaacatccacagagt
Encoded here:
- the LOC124030950 gene encoding 40-kDa huntingtin-associated protein-like codes for the protein CEQTLFNAPGEALALTDAARLFLLSEKQSRALQAPGFDEHLQAALNCYSFAIKVYIEMNQPVMAASLSLELGNALKEMNKPGEAIVHYQRAAELQTQQPIESLLSMGEMATCKILTRDYDGALSVLTEMQLMCQERGLQLPGTSTPVGAFLDIVAKCEISRVLLLMLLEPPPQKLLPEHAQTLERYAWESFDPHSQVTFLPENVFLLLQSVVVCGIFPY